CTCTTCGTCAGTCATTTCACGACCCGCCTGGGTCATTTCCAGCATCGCAACGGTGGTGATCGACATCTTGCTGACTTCAACCGCATGCTCCAGCGTTTCACCACTCAGGCGAGAATGAACCAGTTCGCTCAATGCTACGCAGGCATCAATCGCCGGGTAAACGCCGTACAGATCGTAATCATCGGCAACCGGAATCGCCTCTTCCAGCTTCTCAAGCTGGCTGTCGAAATTCACTTTCGCATCTTTAACGATCTGCGTTTCCCAAATCAGGTCGAGGATACGGCGATAAAGTTGCGCGTCGCCAAACTCCGTCTGCTGGCAAAACATAGCGTAATTGGGATACATGCGCTCGCACAGACACGCCATAAAGACAACGTGCTGCCAGCTTTCCAGCCGCTCCAGACGCAGGTGAATGGGGTTTTGTAACATGGTTGTTTCTCAATATCAGTAATGGCGGCAGTTTACCTGATATTGCGCTGGATTTCCTGCCAACGCGAAAATGCGGGTCGCCCGGACGCCACCGCATCCGCCCAGCGCGTCGGCTCCGGTAGCCGGTAACCCTTCATGCAGCGCTGCACCCAGGCCAATGCGCTATCCTGGCTGACACGATGCCCGGTCGTGATAAACAGCGGATTGCAGCGCGCTTTACTGCGCCATACCCATGCCAGCTTCTCGCCTTTATCCAGCAGCGGCGCCAGCGCGCCAGGCTCATCGGCAAGCGGCTCAAACTTACCGCACAGCCGTTTTTTCGCCACGCCAATGGTAGGCACATCCACCAGCAACCCAAAGTGGCTGGCGACCCCCAGACGGCGAGGATGCGAAATGCCGTGCCCATCAACAAACAGCAGATCCGGCTTTTGCGACAGTTGTTGCCATGCCGCCAGCAGCGCAGGGTATTCGCGAAAGGAGAGAAAGCCCGGAATATAGGGCATGGTGGTGGCGATGCGCGCCACCTGATATTCGACAAGCTCCAGCGATGGCCAGGCAAGGAGCACCATCGCCGCCCGCGTCACTTCGCCGCCTTGCTCAAACCCAACATCGGCACCACCGATCAATCGGGGAGGATCCGTATCCAGGCGATCCTCATGGATCACCGAAGAGGCCAGTTCAAGTTGTTGCGCGCGTAATGACGCGAGATCCATACGTCCTCCTTACTGATGCCAGGCGGCCGACAGACGGTGTACCGCCTCGACAAAAACTCCTGCATGTTCCGGTTCGACATCCTGATGAATGCCATGACCGAGGTTAAATACGTGGCCTTCGCCTTTGCCAAAGCCCGCCAGAATGGTGGCCACTTCCTCTTCGATACGCGCAGGCGGCGCATACAGCATGGAAGGGTCCATATTGCCTTGTAGAGCGACTTTATGCCCCACGCGACGACGCGCATCGGCGATATCGGTGGTCCAGTCCAGTCCCAGCGCATCACAGCCGGTTTCCGCCATCGCTTCCAGCCACTGCCCACCGCCTTTGGTAAACAGCGTTACCGGCACGCGGCGACCTTCGTTTTCACGCAGCAGGCCATCAACGATTTTATGCATGTAATAGAGCGAGAACTGCTGATAATCGCGCCCGGTCAGCACGCCGCCCCAGGTATCAAAAATCATCACTGATTGCGCACCAGCACGGATCTGCGCGTTCAGGTACAGCGTGACGCTCTGCGCCAGCTTATCGAGCAGCGCGTGCAGCGTATGCGGCTCGGCGTACATCATTTTTTTGATCACGGTAAACGCTTTGCTGCTGCCGCCTTCCACCATATAGGTCGCCAGCGTCCACGGACTGCCGGAGAAGCCGATCAGCGGCACTTCGCCTTTCAGCTCGCGGCGAATCGTGCGCACCGCGTTCATCACGTAGCCCAGTTCGTTTTCCGGGTCCGGGATCGGCAGCTTATCCACATCAGCTTTGCTGGCGATGGGCGACGTGAAGCGCGGCCCTTCGCCGGCTTCAAAATAGAGGCCCAGCCCCATCGCATCCGGCACGGTGAGAATATCCGAGAAAAGGATCGCCGCATCAAGCTTGTAGCGGCGCAGCGGTTGAAGCGTCACTTCACAGGCCAGCTCAGCGTTTTTGCACAACGACATAAAGTCGCCTGCTTGCGCACGCGTCGCTTTGTACTCCGGCAAATAGCGGCCAGCCTGGCGCATCATCCATACTGGCGTCATGTCTACAGGCTGGCGCTGGAGCGCGCGCAGGTAACGATCGTTTTTCAGTTCGGTCATTGTCATTTCCTTAAGCGTCAGACCGTTATTGTATCACGTCATTGATCGTCTGCCCGACACATCGCCACGGTGTCTTCGATCAGACGACGCGCCACTGTGCCCGGCGGCGGCAGTAGCGGCAAGGCGTCATAGCGATACCAGCCCGCATCTAACAGCTCTTTCGGATCGATATGAATTTCACCGCTGTCATACTCTGCCATAAAAGCCGTCATCAGCGATTGCGGGAAGGGCCATGGCTGTGAGGTGACATAGCGCAGGTTCTTGACCTTGATGCCGCTCTCTTCCATCACTTCACGCGCTACCGCCTGCTCCAACGTTTCGCCAACTTCAACAAACCCAGCAAGCACAGTGTAGATGCCATTGCGATGACGGGTATGTTGCGCGAGCAGGATGCTGTCGTCACGGCGAATCGCGACAATAATGCAGGGGGCAATTTGCGGATAATAACGTTCCCGACAGTGGTCGCAGAGCATCGCCCACTCGGTTTTGCTTGGGTGCATGGTGTGCCCGCAATAACCGCAAAACTGATGCGAGCGGTAAAACTCGGCCAGTTGCACGCCGCGCCCGGCTAACTGAAAAAGACCGACATCCTGATCGATCAGCAGTCGCACGGAGCCCATATCATGCCGACGATTCTGACGAACCATCCACACCGGTTCGCCCTGCCATTCCCCAATGTGAAGCGCGCTTTGGCCCACAAGTTCGAAATTTCCTGGCTTACCATGTGGTAATTCTCCACCGGGCAACCATAATTTTTGTTCATGGCTCACGATCCACCAGCCACGATCGGATGCTTCAATAATACGTACCATTGCACTACCTTAGCTTCACTGGCATGTTATTAACATTATTA
The Kosakonia oryzae genome window above contains:
- the hemE gene encoding uroporphyrinogen decarboxylase; translation: MTELKNDRYLRALQRQPVDMTPVWMMRQAGRYLPEYKATRAQAGDFMSLCKNAELACEVTLQPLRRYKLDAAILFSDILTVPDAMGLGLYFEAGEGPRFTSPIASKADVDKLPIPDPENELGYVMNAVRTIRRELKGEVPLIGFSGSPWTLATYMVEGGSSKAFTVIKKMMYAEPHTLHALLDKLAQSVTLYLNAQIRAGAQSVMIFDTWGGVLTGRDYQQFSLYYMHKIVDGLLRENEGRRVPVTLFTKGGGQWLEAMAETGCDALGLDWTTDIADARRRVGHKVALQGNMDPSMLYAPPARIEEEVATILAGFGKGEGHVFNLGHGIHQDVEPEHAGVFVEAVHRLSAAWHQ
- the nudC gene encoding NAD(+) diphosphatase; its protein translation is MVRIIEASDRGWWIVSHEQKLWLPGGELPHGKPGNFELVGQSALHIGEWQGEPVWMVRQNRRHDMGSVRLLIDQDVGLFQLAGRGVQLAEFYRSHQFCGYCGHTMHPSKTEWAMLCDHCRERYYPQIAPCIIVAIRRDDSILLAQHTRHRNGIYTVLAGFVEVGETLEQAVAREVMEESGIKVKNLRYVTSQPWPFPQSLMTAFMAEYDSGEIHIDPKELLDAGWYRYDALPLLPPPGTVARRLIEDTVAMCRADDQ
- the nfi gene encoding deoxyribonuclease V (cleaves DNA at apurinic or apyrimidinic sites), giving the protein MDLASLRAQQLELASSVIHEDRLDTDPPRLIGGADVGFEQGGEVTRAAMVLLAWPSLELVEYQVARIATTMPYIPGFLSFREYPALLAAWQQLSQKPDLLFVDGHGISHPRRLGVASHFGLLVDVPTIGVAKKRLCGKFEPLADEPGALAPLLDKGEKLAWVWRSKARCNPLFITTGHRVSQDSALAWVQRCMKGYRLPEPTRWADAVASGRPAFSRWQEIQRNIR
- a CDS encoding YjaG family protein, whose product is MLQNPIHLRLERLESWQHVVFMACLCERMYPNYAMFCQQTEFGDAQLYRRILDLIWETQIVKDAKVNFDSQLEKLEEAIPVADDYDLYGVYPAIDACVALSELVHSRLSGETLEHAVEVSKMSITTVAMLEMTQAGREMTDEELRLNPAVEQEWDIQWEIFRLLAACEERDIELIKGLRADLREAGDSNIGINLQQ